ATTTTCATCAATGAAGTCTACACGGTTGGttccattttgaatttcttaaattttaagctTTGGggaaaatgttgttgaagttttGTCCTGTGCTTTTATTGGGAATTGACTATTGCAGTGCAGGTGCTCAGCGATCCCGTCCAACGCAGGATTTATGATGAAATTCATGGCTATTCTTTAACTTCAATTAATCCTTTCCTGGATGATTCAAGCCCAAGGGATCATGCCTTTGTCGATGAATTCAGCTGCATAGGTAATTGCTCACTCATTCATTGTtaccttaattatttttatgagcaCATGATGTCTCCATCTCTTCTAAGAAAGAAGAATTATGGTTCTCACCAGTACTTCTTTCATAGAGAAACAATTTTTCAACAAGAAATTCTATTTGTACTCATGTTTTCTACAATTAGGAGTAGGAAGAGAAGAGATAAAATTAGTGATGTGAAAAAATTTGAGGATAGAATAATCCTTTTTTCAATCTTCCAGGATTCAGTCAAATCATGGAATATAGACAAACACTGACATCTAAATTTCTGTGGGTTAAGCACTTATAAGGAAATTGTTTGATTGACACCTATTAATACTTGCTTTACTCTTTTGTGTCTTAAGTGATGCTTCATTGTGGACACCAATTATACATCTAGAAAGTTTTGCATTTAGAAATTACAAAGCATGTTATATAACTATGCTGCAAATCCTTCTGCAGGCTGCAAAAATTGTGCCAATGTAGCTCCTGGTGTGTTTGCAATTGAGGAAGACTTTGGAAGAGCCAGAGCATACAACCAATCTGGGAACCCTGAATTAGTTCAACAGGCAATTGACAGTTGGCATGTCTATGTTTATCactctacttttttttaagcAGCGTTTATCACTCTACTTACCTTTATTTAACTGTTATATCTACCACCATAGTTAATCTGATTATAATAgaagtaaaataaaactttctTCATCTCTGACCATTACCGGGCTTTGCTTCTgagaatatatttaagttttgtaTCAATTTAAGATGTATTTCTGATGGTGATCTTGGCTTTCATACTATTTAGGGTGAAAAGAACATTTCTAAATGattataagaaattataaattgttGGATGGTGATTAACATAATTGGACATGCCATAAAACTGccattattgttttaaaacaataaattccGTACGATTCCCcccttttattatataaattaagactttaagattaaaattttcTCCCTAATGTGCTACATTGTATCGTATAACTATACTAACAACAAAACTCCATTGAACTTTAATAAATCAAGCTTCTATGGTAtatagttttcatttttaatttctaattgcTGTAGATACTTGAGGTTTAGAACCTTTGGTATCACAATGATATCGCCTCTGAAGATACAAGACTAATGAAGATTACTAGACTAATGAAGATTACTAGaactaatttaacattttttgttttgttttgaattttagcCCTGTTAGCTGCATTCATTGGACATCTTCTGCACAATTATCATTACTTGACGATGAGATGCGCCGTGTAGAAAGAGTCAATGTAAGGCCCTAGTTTAGTTATAGCATATAAATCTTCCAGATATTTTTTTCTGCACAATATCTACCTTCCTAAGATAATTTCATCACTtgttcaaaacaagaaaaatcatcACTTTTTTATTGGTACATgcttttgaagttttcaaatgaGTTTTTAAACAGTTTTCTTGATAGTTTAGTTTATAATCGAGCATGGCCTCAATGTTCTTCCATATTTATAGCCTCTGGGGTTCTACTTTTCCTTTACTTCAGTACATGAAGCTTTACTTTCCtagttaagtttttttaaaatggaaaatAGATACGCAACTTTCATTTGGAGTCAATAAACCAATTAGTGATTTGGAGGGGGAAATTGCTGCCATAGGTGTTCCCCCTAACAATAGTAATTTGTTTTGTTACATACTCTAAATGCTATGACATTATCCCCAAATTGACTCTGGACACAAATGCTTCTGATCCTTTTGAGTGTTTTGTACTATTTATATATCTACTGATTCTTGTACGAGCAGGTTGCCCTAATGCTATCAGGAATGGGAACAGCATCAATTGATGTTTTCAGAATGGTaagaataatgaaataaatacaAGATTATTTAACTGTTTACAggttttgttctaatttttatttatttttatctaaatttgATGGATATTTGTGGATTGATGGGGATTTCTTGGGTTGCAAATTGCAATAATCAACGTATGACCTGATTGAAAGACCATGAATTGGATATTTGTTCTGACTTTCAAAACAATGATTAAAAGGTCAACATAAGATGGATTGAGAAAGTATTTTCTTTTCAGAATATTTTAACCCGTAATAACATTTCATGTTTAACCTTGTAATCATAGATTTGATGATTCTTAAGTTTCAAGCAGATTAAGTGCCTCTAACATGATCTGCATGTATTATTGACAGGCAAGTTCCAGATGGGAAAAAAGGCAGTCAAAAGTCTTGGTTAGAACTCTTATTATATTCAATGCCTTCATTTTTTGCTTAATGTGTGAAGTGTCACTTATTTATATGCAATTAATCTCgtgattgtgtttatttttctctcttcattttattattttattgtgttGGCTCTGgatcatattatattttttttttaaaaaaaaaaatcatggtaaTTGAGAGAGAGTGGATGAGTTCTTAagcaatttgaatttataaagtTCAAAGACAGGGTGCACAAGTTtccttttcttaaatatttgacAGTTCTGATTTCACTGGTCTTTATTGTGCTGATATGATTCACTTTCTAATAGGTCACTGACTAATTACTCCAAGCTTAAATGCTAGTGATCAATGAGTGGTTCAGAAAATGTTTATCTAAATAGACTTTTGTTAATGTTGAAtatcaataaagaataattaAGCATTCGAAATTTCCAATGATGCAATCCATAGTGGTACACACAAGTAGAGCGGTTTACTTCTGACTTGTTATTGTTTAAGATAAATAGGATGACTATGCAGATTAAGATGATGCAATAATTGCAAAACAGTTCAGAACTTGTACAAAATTCGTGATATTATATGTTGGCCCAATCTCTTAAATCTTAATCACAGACTAAGGAACaacaaaatcttaaattttCTCATGTGAAATTCCAGTCATGCTTCAGTGTTCTAAAACATTTGATGCACATGATTAATTTGGTTTCAAGCACAATCAAATATTCACGAGCTTCTTGCAGGCAAAAGCAAAATTGAGAATGATGAGGGAAGAAGGTGCTGATAAGAAAAATTCATACTGGGACAATCTTTGGGGCAAACAGAAAGACTACCAAAGTTCAGGTAAGGGGGATGTGAAAGTACTAAAATATAAACTTCAAATTATTATTGGAAATTATAAAACTTTGTTTCCAAAAGTCTCAGTTTAAGTATTTTTAAGtgttgttctcttcttttaagtACTTCTTGGTTATATGGgatttatatttgtaatttcTGAAAGTTGAAGTATCTATTGAGAAACATTGTCCCTAGCAGCCATGTTGACCATATGCTGTGACAATTACTGTAGTGCAAGAATTACATTGAttatcctaattaattagtcttTCAAATGGTAATTATGTTGCAGATGAGGAAGTTGAAGAAAGAGCAAAAAGAGCTGCTTCAGCAGCACGAAGATGGAGAGAATACTCAAGGAGGGGTGTTGATAAGCCTCCAACATTTAAACTTCCAGAGGCTAGCCTTGGCAAGGACAAGTGAACAAACAGAAATTCATTCACCTTCTATTGCATTTAGTCCCAtgtaattaattcatttatagcCTCTTAAGTTAAACCATGATTGTATATGCAGCAACTCCTATTAAGgtaaatttttagaaaatagatTAATCATAGTAATACTTTGGAAAATATAAGAAAGATTGTTTATAATTATGGTTGCAGTGTGCTCGATCTATATCGACGCTTAATTCTTGCGGAAATTTCAAAGAACGAATACTTTGTTGATAAATTTAagcacatcattttttttttaaataatagctTGGTCTTGAATCCTGGTAGCAGAATATTCTCTCACGTGTATCTTCTTTACACAAATAATTTCAAACGATTTTTCTCTTAAATTCTCTTTGTAAATTCAATAATGCAACCCATTAGACAAACATGGAATGCAAGATGTACTAGCAAAACATCAAAAATATGTGAGATCATGTATGATAAATCTTTTCTACAGCATATGAACAAGCTATTGAACTGTTTAAGATTACTTTTGACTTGGTCTTAACGGAAAAGGAAGAACCACCTGAATTTGTGCATGAAAAATCAATCATAATGCTCTATCATCAGAGCACCCAATATTCTAGCCCATAGCAATGCTTGAGAAAATATACTTAGTTCTCACAAAAAGACATTTATACTTGACTTGTATGTATACtttcaagaataatttaaaaCCAACTTGGTTCATTGTTCTAACTTCAACTTTAATTGGAGATACTCTATCAGAATAAGTTGGCCGTAGCAGTTACGGTATTCATCCTTTAGGACAAGTCTTCGGTCAAAGTTTCATACCACattcaatatttttcattaatatttcttACTTAATTGTATATGTACCAAAAATATCGTACTAGTTGATGAAATACAATTATAAGCAAATCTGCTTTCGTTGTCTAAACGACAAATACAGACACTGATcaagattttcaaattaaatatcattaatataaatTGTCTATCACTTCACTTCCATTGTTCCACTGTTAATCGGTGATTTTCTCAATAACACtgcataagaaaaattaaattaataacttaaggatgaaaaattaatcattaaaagtataaataaagaGGCAATAAATTGTAATCATAAATTTTTCATCAATAATTATCCTGGTAAATTGTATCATATCATACTCTACATTTCAGAAGAATTGAATCCAAAGACGAAATGGAAAAGTGTGAATTAAAAAGCTtatctattttataattttagaaattttgcaaaaaatagaaaaaagtcaATTTGATCTGAAAATTGAGAaacataatcattaaaaaatttgaattcaatctCTAACTTCTTTAAAGAATGCTTTTTCAGTATTGTCTGATGCAATCATCAGACCCCATTTGCCAGTGGAGTTGCATGAGTGGATGGAAAGTGGAGatgacttcctttttgtttatcttatttaaaGTGCGATGACAATGGATCTTAAAATTTGCTAATAGAACATTATACTAAAAGTGGCTGCATCCACTCAAGTGTAAATAATTACTAGTGGTCCTGCTTATCTTCTTGTTTCCATCACTAAGGCCCAGCCATTCTTGTTTTTCACTAAACAATACTATTATTTATGCAATTTGGGTCGGTATGAACCTGTGTCAACCACATCATTAAAAACCTAATGTTCAACCCATTGAGTTGTTCAATTATctagaaaagagaaaacaaataattGAAGGAACATTAAGAGTGTCTCAATgcagttggaaaaaaaaatcaaaattctttTAAGGAAAATTTCTGATCCAAACAAGATGGCAAAATGGACCAAACCAAAAAATATCAAGGCATATCCCTCTGTCCAGATGTACCTTCTCTTCATATCACATGCTTCATTTCcaaacaaattgataaaagtgCACATGGGGAAAATAGAGGAAAAAAGGGTACAAAAAATAACTTGGGAAATGTACATCTATGATTGTAGATAGAGTCAAACACATATACAACTAAGGACTTTCAAAGCAAAGGAACAAGATTGCACTCAGAAAATCCACCAGAAAAGGAAGCTCATTCGTTGTTATCTTACAATGGATGCAACTGTATGAGCCCAGAACCTAAGATTGTCCTTCATGTCTATCTCATTGCCTACAACTGGTACCCTCCAATTCAACAATGGATTCACAACCTTCCTTTGGTCTAAAACACCCCAAGCTTCAGACAAATAAGGCCTGCAAACCACAGTTTCATCAATGTTTTGTTCTGAGTTCCCTCTTGATGCATCCTCTTTTCCTAGCCTTTGCAACCCTGGTATCAAAGAAACCAACCTTGAGTCCTTGTCTTCCTCAGAAAACACAAAACCCAAATCCATAAACCCTTTTAGCTCCTTAAACTCAAGGTCTGACAGACTCCTTgttgcttttccttttctgaatcttcttcttcttctatgagCATGACTCAGCTTTTTCTTAGTGGCTACTTCTTCCTCTTCATTTTCATGGTTTCCATTACCTTTTGCCAGTGGAAAATCTTCCACTTCCTTCCCAGAAAGAATTGGCCTCAGCCTCTGTGGTGTGAGGACAGAATTTGGTGATGGAAAATCAGAGAAAACACCTACACTTGAGCTCAAGTTTTGGTCACTAAGAGACCTCACTTGAAGTGTTGGAGCTCTCAGGAGCTTTGAATCTAAAGGAAACACTTCCTTCACATGGGACTCTGAAGCTGAATCCACTGCTGAATGAAAAGGTGGAGAGGTTTTGTTGGTGAAAATTGTTGTCTCAAACCAGTTGGCATCCAACAATCTCAAAACTTGTTCTGCATCCATTGCTTTGCCTAAAAATGAATGATGATGGCCtgcataaaatataaatgtttggGGGACATGAAGAAGAGGATCCAATAATCAACAATTAATGCTGAGCGGCATTGCTTGATTGCCCCTTACTCTAGGCATTTATAGCTCCCATTTTATTGCAATGTGCACTGCTGGATCTGTCCCCTTTCTCAAAGATTTTATTggtttaaaaactattttctaaagtaattttatgttatttaaaagAGTTTAATGATAATGAATTCTCGATGTAACAAGTTTTTATTGTTcatcaattagaaattattattgatatgaatatgaattttaagataattattgtaaaataattataaatttattataagtgatttataattttagggATGAGAGATCACATGTGTCTTTAACTTATTGGAttagaaattaatttctctTACTTGTGTGAGTATTGTTGGCTAGTGTATCTTGCATATTGTAGGAATGAAACACATATTCTTTTGTTAAATAGATTCTTTCTACCAATGTAGATGTAGGAAGACGTTACACCACTCTATTAATCTTTTGTGTTATACacgatttatgattaaataatataaaactattttacacttaaataaaaaaaattttgaataagtcattttctcatttaataattaatttaaaaactaaaaacaaaattttatagatagcaatatttgttaaaaaaacaatttgttttctgataataaaatattttcacagccaaaaatcataaaattatcatCTTTGAAGAAGTAAAGTAACAATTAAGAGGCACTAGATAACAATAATTAACAAGTTCTAATGTTaacttatagtttttttataatttttacacattttggtttaaagaaattaaaaattaaaaatatattttaattgaatatttaattacataaaaactaatattgatttgaattattaatactgatttgaattttaacaataataacataCCACTCACGTCATGCaaataaatcattttagcaattttatcatttgagtttttattcattttatttttagtaaaaattaaaat
Above is a window of Glycine soja cultivar W05 chromosome 12, ASM419377v2, whole genome shotgun sequence DNA encoding:
- the LOC114378630 gene encoding chaperone protein dnaJ C76, chloroplastic-like, which translates into the protein MAQLLSPVCMEALKIHNPSLNLCSRSSWRMLVKGASPCTFVTHSGWKRRGCGRVRVTAEDSVSPSETIADDYYEVLGLLPDATPEQIKKAYYNCMKSCHPDLSGNDPETTNFCIFINEVYTVLSDPVQRRIYDEIHGYSLTSINPFLDDSSPRDHAFVDEFSCIGCKNCANVAPGVFAIEEDFGRARAYNQSGNPELVQQAIDSCPVSCIHWTSSAQLSLLDDEMRRVERVNVALMLSGMGTASIDVFRMASSRWEKRQSKVLAKAKLRMMREEGADKKNSYWDNLWGKQKDYQSSDEEVEERAKRAASAARRWREYSRRGVDKPPTFKLPEASLGKDK
- the LOC114379248 gene encoding uncharacterized protein LOC114379248, encoding MDAEQVLRLLDANWFETTIFTNKTSPPFHSAVDSASESHVKEVFPLDSKLLRAPTLQVRSLSDQNLSSSVGVFSDFPSPNSVLTPQRLRPILSGKEVEDFPLAKGNGNHENEEEEVATKKKLSHAHRRRRRFRKGKATRSLSDLEFKELKGFMDLGFVFSEEDKDSRLVSLIPGLQRLGKEDASRGNSEQNIDETVVCRPYLSEAWGVLDQRKVVNPLLNWRVPVVGNEIDMKDNLRFWAHTVASIVR